In Flavobacterium lacustre, a genomic segment contains:
- a CDS encoding DUF805 domain-containing protein, with product MKDYINAFRNIFNYKDEATLKEFWNFFMVNIIMNVILRLLVKRNVLPEYLHNSYAIIVLLALIAVGFRRLKNAGYSGWLFLIPVVNLFFALLPQKEIKES from the coding sequence ATGAAAGACTATATAAACGCATTTAGAAATATCTTTAATTATAAAGATGAGGCGACATTAAAAGAGTTTTGGAATTTTTTTATGGTGAACATTATTATGAATGTCATTCTAAGATTACTAGTTAAAAGAAATGTACTGCCCGAATATTTACATAACAGCTATGCAATTATTGTCCTTTTGGCATTAATAGCAGTAGGTTTTAGAAGATTAAAAAATGCGGGCTATTCCGGATGGTTGTTTTTAATTCCAGTTGTAAATCTATTCTTTGCTTTATTACCTCAAAAAGAAATTAAAGAATCTTAA
- a CDS encoding retropepsin-like aspartic protease family protein: MKKYLFIFILIVGCKHPESENFDRFNNKKSIIENNTSFIEKNESFEEKNIIKMEKENGVKYVWIEINGLKLRFIFDTGASSICISSSEASVLYRQGTLQKEDILNVEYFQDATGKISEGTKINLRTVKVGNIILENIEATVIDNVDAPLLLGQTVFEKFGKIEIDNINDEIILK, translated from the coding sequence ATGAAAAAATATCTTTTTATATTTATTTTAATTGTAGGATGTAAACATCCTGAAAGTGAAAATTTTGATAGATTCAATAATAAAAAATCAATTATTGAAAACAACACTTCGTTCATTGAAAAAAATGAATCTTTCGAGGAGAAGAACATAATTAAAATGGAAAAAGAAAATGGAGTAAAATATGTTTGGATTGAAATAAATGGTTTAAAATTGAGATTTATTTTTGATACCGGAGCATCAAGCATTTGTATTTCATCATCAGAAGCGTCGGTATTATATAGACAAGGGACTTTACAAAAGGAAGACATTTTAAACGTTGAATATTTTCAAGATGCTACGGGTAAAATTTCAGAGGGAACAAAAATAAACTTGCGAACAGTTAAAGTTGGTAATATAATACTCGAAAATATTGAAGCAACCGTAATTGATAATGTTGACGCACCTCTATTATTAGGTCAAACTGTTTTTGAAAAGTTTGGTAAAATTGAAATTGATAATATCAATGATGAAATAATTTTAAAATGA
- the nhaA gene encoding Na+/H+ antiporter NhaA: MKLTRTFKAFFKSEKSGGILLLFVTLLSLYLANSPIQTEYIAFWDTQLGHHSITHWINDGLMAIFFLLIGLELERELYDGELSSIKNAALPIFGALGGMVVPAGIFLLLNFGTITQNGAGIPMATDIAFAIGILSLLGSRVPASLKIFLTALAVIDDLGAILVIAIFYTDTIAFLNLFIAFAIMGGLFFLNRRKVHSLIPYLIGGVAMWYFMLNSGVHATITGVLLAFVIPFGDGGKKTSSYRLQHFLHQPVAFFILPLFAIANTCIAIDSNWHEGLNHPNTIGIIAGLVIGKPLGIWLFSFLSVRLGICALPSDLRWKDILGAGMLGGIGFTMSIFITLLAFKNDGEEVITYSKIAILIASFIAGMLGFLWLKLHLKAVKNS, encoded by the coding sequence ATGAAATTAACCAGAACCTTTAAAGCCTTTTTTAAAAGCGAAAAATCAGGTGGAATTCTATTGCTATTTGTCACCTTACTTTCCCTTTACTTGGCGAACTCCCCGATTCAAACGGAATATATTGCTTTTTGGGACACCCAATTGGGGCATCATTCTATTACGCATTGGATTAATGACGGGTTAATGGCTATTTTCTTTCTGTTAATTGGATTGGAATTAGAACGAGAACTGTATGATGGGGAATTATCGAGTATCAAAAATGCGGCCTTACCGATATTTGGTGCTTTGGGCGGAATGGTGGTTCCTGCCGGTATCTTTTTACTTTTGAATTTTGGAACGATTACCCAAAACGGAGCCGGAATTCCTATGGCGACTGACATTGCATTTGCGATTGGAATTTTATCGCTGTTAGGAAGTCGGGTGCCTGCTTCTTTAAAAATATTTCTGACGGCTCTTGCTGTCATCGATGATTTGGGTGCTATCCTTGTGATTGCGATTTTTTACACTGATACGATTGCTTTCTTGAATTTATTTATTGCTTTTGCCATTATGGGCGGCTTATTTTTCTTGAACCGAAGAAAAGTACACAGCCTTATTCCGTACTTGATTGGTGGTGTGGCGATGTGGTATTTTATGCTGAACTCCGGCGTTCATGCTACTATAACAGGAGTATTATTGGCGTTTGTGATTCCGTTTGGGGATGGCGGCAAGAAGACGTCTTCTTATCGATTACAGCATTTTTTACATCAACCGGTGGCGTTCTTTATTCTGCCCCTGTTTGCGATTGCAAATACGTGTATTGCTATTGATTCTAATTGGCATGAAGGGTTGAATCATCCCAATACGATTGGTATTATTGCAGGACTTGTCATTGGAAAACCATTGGGGATTTGGCTTTTTTCGTTTTTGAGTGTCCGTTTAGGGATTTGTGCTTTGCCCTCGGATTTGAGGTGGAAAGATATTCTGGGTGCGGGAATGTTAGGCGGAATTGGGTTTACGATGTCTATTTTTATTACGCTTCTGGCGTTTAAAAATGATGGTGAAGAAGTGATTACCTATTCTAAAATAGCGATTTTGATTGCTTCATTTATCGCCGGAATGCTTGGTTTTTTATGGTTGAAGCTGCATTTGAAAGCGGTTAAGAATTCCTAA
- a CDS encoding 2-hydroxyacid dehydrogenase, with the protein MDIKILHIDSNHPVLWDQLQQAGFSNFEDFKSSKDEIEAKIHDYHGIVIRSRFKIDKTFLDKATNLQFIARVGAGLESIDCDYAASKNITLIAAPEGNRNAVAEHTLGMILSLFNKLNQADSEIRAGHWNRESNRGYELDGRTVGIIGYGNMGKSFAKKLRGFDVEVLCYDIQENMGDANARQVTLQELQQKADVLSLHIPWTPETDKMVDTEFINSFAKPFWIINTSRGKNIVTADLVAAMKTGKIMGAGLDVLEYEKLSFETLFNDKNTPEAFQYLLQAKNTILTPHIAGWTFESHERLAQVIVDKIKAKYLV; encoded by the coding sequence ATGGACATCAAAATCCTGCATATCGATAGCAATCATCCCGTACTTTGGGACCAATTGCAACAAGCTGGTTTCAGTAATTTCGAAGATTTTAAATCCTCCAAAGATGAAATCGAAGCCAAAATTCACGACTATCACGGAATTGTAATCCGCAGCCGATTCAAAATTGATAAAACATTCTTAGATAAAGCAACTAATTTGCAGTTCATAGCCCGAGTGGGAGCAGGTCTCGAAAGTATTGATTGCGATTATGCAGCATCAAAAAACATCACACTCATCGCCGCCCCGGAAGGAAACCGAAACGCCGTAGCCGAACATACTTTGGGAATGATTCTGTCATTATTCAACAAACTCAATCAAGCCGACAGCGAAATAAGAGCAGGACACTGGAACCGCGAAAGCAATCGCGGTTACGAATTAGACGGCAGAACCGTAGGGATTATTGGGTACGGAAACATGGGAAAATCATTTGCCAAAAAACTCCGCGGATTTGACGTCGAAGTGTTGTGTTATGATATTCAGGAAAATATGGGCGATGCCAATGCCAGACAAGTTACATTGCAGGAACTACAACAAAAAGCCGATGTGTTGAGTTTGCATATTCCGTGGACTCCCGAAACCGATAAAATGGTTGATACGGAATTCATCAACTCTTTTGCAAAACCATTTTGGATTATAAACACCTCCCGAGGGAAGAATATCGTTACCGCAGATCTAGTGGCTGCCATGAAAACGGGTAAGATCATGGGAGCCGGTTTAGATGTTTTAGAGTATGAGAAATTATCTTTCGAAACCCTGTTCAACGATAAAAACACACCCGAAGCTTTTCAATATTTGTTGCAGGCCAAGAATACAATCCTAACGCCACACATCGCCGGTTGGACATTTGAAAGCCACGAACGCTTGGCACAAGTCATCGTTGATAAAATTAAAGCGAAGTACTTGGTTTAA
- a CDS encoding TM2 domain-containing protein: MENSKHEEWNNPRPVQQDNKKIAAGLLAILLGPFGIHKFLLGYTTEGIIWLIISVCTCGTVTGLLGLIEGIIYLTKSDEEFYQTYQVGKKAWF, encoded by the coding sequence ATGGAAAACTCAAAACACGAAGAATGGAATAACCCCCGTCCCGTTCAACAAGACAACAAAAAAATTGCAGCAGGACTTCTTGCTATACTTTTGGGGCCTTTTGGAATTCATAAATTCCTTTTAGGATACACCACCGAAGGGATAATATGGTTAATAATTAGTGTGTGTACTTGCGGAACAGTAACCGGTTTATTGGGTCTTATAGAAGGAATTATATATTTAACAAAATCAGATGAAGAGTTTTATCAAACCTATCAAGTAGGGAAGAAAGCTTGGTTTTAA
- a CDS encoding Dabb family protein, whose product MKKLLLTLLITMAAYSTANAQQNQPKQVLRHVVMFGWQEGTDAAYIKTIVTAFSNLPKKIAEVKAFEWGTNNSPENLNKGLTHCFLLTFNTEAERDAYLIHPDHKAFTKLLDASLDKVTVFDYWTNQ is encoded by the coding sequence ATGAAAAAGCTACTCCTAACACTCCTCATTACGATGGCTGCTTACAGCACCGCAAACGCCCAACAAAACCAACCCAAACAAGTACTCCGACACGTAGTAATGTTTGGTTGGCAAGAAGGAACCGATGCTGCTTATATCAAAACAATAGTAACAGCGTTCAGCAACTTGCCCAAAAAAATAGCAGAAGTCAAAGCCTTTGAATGGGGAACCAACAACAGCCCCGAAAACCTAAACAAAGGACTGACTCATTGTTTTCTGTTGACCTTCAACACCGAGGCAGAACGCGACGCTTACCTCATTCATCCCGATCACAAAGCATTTACCAAACTCTTAGACGCCTCCCTCGATAAAGTCACCGTTTTTGATTATTGGACAAATCAATAA
- a CDS encoding thermonuclease family protein produces MRELSSLLIIFLFLSGCKHPESNYYEERIYETESIIENKKNTLNECFKVIGVKDGDTFVILFEGKEQVVRFAHIDCPEKKQPFGKKAKYFVSDICFGKNIKLIHENKYDRYKRLIAEIILEDGTNLNKELVKQGLAWHFKKYSDNLEYSNLEIEAKNYRIGLWSEENPIAPWEWRK; encoded by the coding sequence ATGAGAGAATTATCATCGCTTTTAATAATTTTTCTTTTTCTTTCAGGATGTAAGCATCCTGAAAGTAATTATTATGAAGAAAGAATTTATGAAACGGAATCAATAATTGAAAACAAAAAAAACACTCTAAATGAGTGCTTTAAAGTAATTGGTGTAAAAGATGGAGACACATTTGTAATATTATTTGAAGGAAAGGAACAAGTTGTAAGATTTGCCCATATAGATTGCCCTGAGAAAAAGCAACCATTTGGTAAAAAAGCAAAATATTTTGTTTCTGATATATGCTTTGGAAAAAATATCAAACTAATTCACGAAAATAAATATGACAGATATAAAAGGTTAATAGCCGAAATTATATTAGAAGATGGTACAAATTTGAATAAAGAATTGGTTAAGCAAGGTCTTGCTTGGCATTTCAAAAAATATTCTGATAATTTAGAATATTCAAATTTAGAAATTGAAGCTAAAAATTATAGAATTGGATTATGGTCGGAAGAAAATCCAATAGCACCTTGGGAATGGAGGAAATAA